Proteins from one Desmodus rotundus isolate HL8 chromosome 9, HLdesRot8A.1, whole genome shotgun sequence genomic window:
- the HSH2D gene encoding hematopoietic SH2 domain-containing protein isoform X1 — protein MTETRKLPPPLPPRMDWFVHTQVGQLAREGVPSWFHGAISRQDAESLLESQPLGSFLIRVSHSHVGYTLSYKAQNCYRHFMVKLLDSGSFLIPGEDSTHASLDALVTFHQQQPIRPHGELLKQPCGQKNPAKVDYEDLFLYYNALAEEATSSAPGPSERENQSCYPVAADKEVSAKPALLHQRKERKPSAEVDRVPMEGAASSCPPKAPLEEACQKLWKNLKTLPQMGKRVQQQLKSHLAAVSLLPLQDSKQSEVTHSSGDQVDVGVWDSHTYTDPFVATSLESPSQPQPPRDRDKSSRRASKSTSWSDATPRTRAWHQPIVRALSLQLPKSQLRDLAEPQEDCLPEEYRPPPPFAPGYC, from the exons ATGACAGAGACCAGAAAGCTGCCCCCACCGCTGCCCCCACGAATGGACTGGTTCGTGCACACACAGGTGGGCCAGCTGGCCCGAGAAGGGGTCCCTTCGTGGTTCCATGGCGCCATCTCCAGACA GGATGCGGAGAGCTTGCTGGAGTCACAGCCACTGGGATCCTTCCTCATCAGGGTCAGTCACAGTCATGTGGGCTACACGCTCTCCTACAA AGCCCAAAACTGCTACCGCCACTTTATGGTGAAGCTCTTGGACAGCGGGAGCTTTCTAATCCCTGGGGAGGACAGCACCCATGCCTCGCTGGATGCCCTGGTCACCTTCCACCAACAGCAGCCGATACGGCCACATGGGGAGCTGCTGAAGCAGCCCTGTGGGCAG AAGAATCCAGCAAAGGTGGATTACGAGGATCTCTTCCTTTACTACAATGCTTTGGCTGAGGAAGCTACCAGCTCCGCTCCTGGTCCCAGTGAACGTGAGAATCAATCCTGCTATCCAGTGGCTGCTGACAAAGAG GTCTCCGCAAAGCCGGCCCTGCTCCATCAGCGAAAGGAAAGGAAGCCATCTGCAGAGGTGGACAGAGTGCCCATGGAGGGAGCTGCTTCCTCTTGCCCCCCAAAAGCCCCTCTCGAGGAGGCCTGTCAGAAACTCTGGAAGAACCTCAAGACACTGCCCCAGATGGGCAAGAGGGTCCAGCAGCAGCTGAAATCCCACCTGGCAGCTGTGAGCTTGTTGCCGCTCCAGGACTCCAAGCAATCGGAGGTGACTCACAGCTCAGGGGACCAGGTGGATGTTGGGGTCTGGGACAGTCACACCTACACAGACCCCTTTGTGGCCACATCGCTCGAAAGCCCCTCACAGCCCCAGCCTCCAAGAGACAGAGATAAGTCCTCCAGGAGGGCCTCGAAGTCAACGAGCTGGAGTGACGCGACCCCAAGAACCAGGGCTTGGCACCAACCAATTGTGAGGGCCCTGTCCTTACAATTGCCCAAATCGCAGCTGAGGGACTTGGCTGAGCCCCAAGAGGACTGTCTCCCCGAGGAATACCGCCCACCACCACCCTTCGCCCCTGGGTACTGCTAG
- the HSH2D gene encoding hematopoietic SH2 domain-containing protein isoform X2, which produces MTETRKLPPPLPPRMDWFVHTQVGQLAREGVPSWFHGAISRQAQNCYRHFMVKLLDSGSFLIPGEDSTHASLDALVTFHQQQPIRPHGELLKQPCGQKNPAKVDYEDLFLYYNALAEEATSSAPGPSERENQSCYPVAADKEVSAKPALLHQRKERKPSAEVDRVPMEGAASSCPPKAPLEEACQKLWKNLKTLPQMGKRVQQQLKSHLAAVSLLPLQDSKQSEVTHSSGDQVDVGVWDSHTYTDPFVATSLESPSQPQPPRDRDKSSRRASKSTSWSDATPRTRAWHQPIVRALSLQLPKSQLRDLAEPQEDCLPEEYRPPPPFAPGYC; this is translated from the exons ATGACAGAGACCAGAAAGCTGCCCCCACCGCTGCCCCCACGAATGGACTGGTTCGTGCACACACAGGTGGGCCAGCTGGCCCGAGAAGGGGTCCCTTCGTGGTTCCATGGCGCCATCTCCAGACA AGCCCAAAACTGCTACCGCCACTTTATGGTGAAGCTCTTGGACAGCGGGAGCTTTCTAATCCCTGGGGAGGACAGCACCCATGCCTCGCTGGATGCCCTGGTCACCTTCCACCAACAGCAGCCGATACGGCCACATGGGGAGCTGCTGAAGCAGCCCTGTGGGCAG AAGAATCCAGCAAAGGTGGATTACGAGGATCTCTTCCTTTACTACAATGCTTTGGCTGAGGAAGCTACCAGCTCCGCTCCTGGTCCCAGTGAACGTGAGAATCAATCCTGCTATCCAGTGGCTGCTGACAAAGAG GTCTCCGCAAAGCCGGCCCTGCTCCATCAGCGAAAGGAAAGGAAGCCATCTGCAGAGGTGGACAGAGTGCCCATGGAGGGAGCTGCTTCCTCTTGCCCCCCAAAAGCCCCTCTCGAGGAGGCCTGTCAGAAACTCTGGAAGAACCTCAAGACACTGCCCCAGATGGGCAAGAGGGTCCAGCAGCAGCTGAAATCCCACCTGGCAGCTGTGAGCTTGTTGCCGCTCCAGGACTCCAAGCAATCGGAGGTGACTCACAGCTCAGGGGACCAGGTGGATGTTGGGGTCTGGGACAGTCACACCTACACAGACCCCTTTGTGGCCACATCGCTCGAAAGCCCCTCACAGCCCCAGCCTCCAAGAGACAGAGATAAGTCCTCCAGGAGGGCCTCGAAGTCAACGAGCTGGAGTGACGCGACCCCAAGAACCAGGGCTTGGCACCAACCAATTGTGAGGGCCCTGTCCTTACAATTGCCCAAATCGCAGCTGAGGGACTTGGCTGAGCCCCAAGAGGACTGTCTCCCCGAGGAATACCGCCCACCACCACCCTTCGCCCCTGGGTACTGCTAG
- the HSH2D gene encoding hematopoietic SH2 domain-containing protein isoform X3, whose protein sequence is MAPSPDRMRRACWSHSHWDPSSSGAQNCYRHFMVKLLDSGSFLIPGEDSTHASLDALVTFHQQQPIRPHGELLKQPCGQKNPAKVDYEDLFLYYNALAEEATSSAPGPSERENQSCYPVAADKEVSAKPALLHQRKERKPSAEVDRVPMEGAASSCPPKAPLEEACQKLWKNLKTLPQMGKRVQQQLKSHLAAVSLLPLQDSKQSEVTHSSGDQVDVGVWDSHTYTDPFVATSLESPSQPQPPRDRDKSSRRASKSTSWSDATPRTRAWHQPIVRALSLQLPKSQLRDLAEPQEDCLPEEYRPPPPFAPGYC, encoded by the exons ATGGCGCCATCTCCAGACA GGATGCGGAGAGCTTGCTGGAGTCACAGCCACTGGGATCCTTCCTCATCAGG AGCCCAAAACTGCTACCGCCACTTTATGGTGAAGCTCTTGGACAGCGGGAGCTTTCTAATCCCTGGGGAGGACAGCACCCATGCCTCGCTGGATGCCCTGGTCACCTTCCACCAACAGCAGCCGATACGGCCACATGGGGAGCTGCTGAAGCAGCCCTGTGGGCAG AAGAATCCAGCAAAGGTGGATTACGAGGATCTCTTCCTTTACTACAATGCTTTGGCTGAGGAAGCTACCAGCTCCGCTCCTGGTCCCAGTGAACGTGAGAATCAATCCTGCTATCCAGTGGCTGCTGACAAAGAG GTCTCCGCAAAGCCGGCCCTGCTCCATCAGCGAAAGGAAAGGAAGCCATCTGCAGAGGTGGACAGAGTGCCCATGGAGGGAGCTGCTTCCTCTTGCCCCCCAAAAGCCCCTCTCGAGGAGGCCTGTCAGAAACTCTGGAAGAACCTCAAGACACTGCCCCAGATGGGCAAGAGGGTCCAGCAGCAGCTGAAATCCCACCTGGCAGCTGTGAGCTTGTTGCCGCTCCAGGACTCCAAGCAATCGGAGGTGACTCACAGCTCAGGGGACCAGGTGGATGTTGGGGTCTGGGACAGTCACACCTACACAGACCCCTTTGTGGCCACATCGCTCGAAAGCCCCTCACAGCCCCAGCCTCCAAGAGACAGAGATAAGTCCTCCAGGAGGGCCTCGAAGTCAACGAGCTGGAGTGACGCGACCCCAAGAACCAGGGCTTGGCACCAACCAATTGTGAGGGCCCTGTCCTTACAATTGCCCAAATCGCAGCTGAGGGACTTGGCTGAGCCCCAAGAGGACTGTCTCCCCGAGGAATACCGCCCACCACCACCCTTCGCCCCTGGGTACTGCTAG
- the HSH2D gene encoding hematopoietic SH2 domain-containing protein isoform X4, whose translation MRRACWSHSHWDPSSSGAQNCYRHFMVKLLDSGSFLIPGEDSTHASLDALVTFHQQQPIRPHGELLKQPCGQKNPAKVDYEDLFLYYNALAEEATSSAPGPSERENQSCYPVAADKEVSAKPALLHQRKERKPSAEVDRVPMEGAASSCPPKAPLEEACQKLWKNLKTLPQMGKRVQQQLKSHLAAVSLLPLQDSKQSEVTHSSGDQVDVGVWDSHTYTDPFVATSLESPSQPQPPRDRDKSSRRASKSTSWSDATPRTRAWHQPIVRALSLQLPKSQLRDLAEPQEDCLPEEYRPPPPFAPGYC comes from the exons ATGCGGAGAGCTTGCTGGAGTCACAGCCACTGGGATCCTTCCTCATCAGG AGCCCAAAACTGCTACCGCCACTTTATGGTGAAGCTCTTGGACAGCGGGAGCTTTCTAATCCCTGGGGAGGACAGCACCCATGCCTCGCTGGATGCCCTGGTCACCTTCCACCAACAGCAGCCGATACGGCCACATGGGGAGCTGCTGAAGCAGCCCTGTGGGCAG AAGAATCCAGCAAAGGTGGATTACGAGGATCTCTTCCTTTACTACAATGCTTTGGCTGAGGAAGCTACCAGCTCCGCTCCTGGTCCCAGTGAACGTGAGAATCAATCCTGCTATCCAGTGGCTGCTGACAAAGAG GTCTCCGCAAAGCCGGCCCTGCTCCATCAGCGAAAGGAAAGGAAGCCATCTGCAGAGGTGGACAGAGTGCCCATGGAGGGAGCTGCTTCCTCTTGCCCCCCAAAAGCCCCTCTCGAGGAGGCCTGTCAGAAACTCTGGAAGAACCTCAAGACACTGCCCCAGATGGGCAAGAGGGTCCAGCAGCAGCTGAAATCCCACCTGGCAGCTGTGAGCTTGTTGCCGCTCCAGGACTCCAAGCAATCGGAGGTGACTCACAGCTCAGGGGACCAGGTGGATGTTGGGGTCTGGGACAGTCACACCTACACAGACCCCTTTGTGGCCACATCGCTCGAAAGCCCCTCACAGCCCCAGCCTCCAAGAGACAGAGATAAGTCCTCCAGGAGGGCCTCGAAGTCAACGAGCTGGAGTGACGCGACCCCAAGAACCAGGGCTTGGCACCAACCAATTGTGAGGGCCCTGTCCTTACAATTGCCCAAATCGCAGCTGAGGGACTTGGCTGAGCCCCAAGAGGACTGTCTCCCCGAGGAATACCGCCCACCACCACCCTTCGCCCCTGGGTACTGCTAG